One segment of Marinobacter sediminum DNA contains the following:
- a CDS encoding NAD-dependent succinate-semialdehyde dehydrogenase: MSLELKNPDLLRDRAYINGQWTTAGSGKTFEITNPANGEHLTNVPDMDDTDTRIAIEAAEAAWPAWRSTPAKERANILRKWFNLLMENQEDLARLMTAEQGKPLAESRGEVGYGASFIEWFAEEAKRAYGDVIPGHGKDKRIVVIKQPIGVVAAITPWNFPIAMITRKVAPALAAGCPVVIKPAEDTPLSALAITALAEQAGIPAGLINVVTCSKPNAVAVGGELTGNPIVRKVSFTGSTPVGKQLMRQASDTVKKVSLELGGNAPFIVFDDADLDAAVAGLMASKYRNTGQTCVCANRVYVQSGVYDAFVEKLKVAVGKMVVGAGLEGDTQQGPLINEAALDKVKRHIADATSKGAKVALGGQPHALGGTFFEPTILTGATQDMLIASEETFGPVAPLFRFETEEDAIAMANDSEFGLSAYFYSNDIHRVWHVAEALESGMIGVNEGIISTEVAPFGGVKESGLGREGSHYGLDEYMELKYLCLGGMR, encoded by the coding sequence ATGTCTCTTGAGCTTAAAAATCCGGATCTCCTGCGCGATCGTGCCTATATCAATGGTCAGTGGACAACAGCAGGTTCAGGCAAGACCTTTGAGATTACCAATCCGGCCAACGGTGAGCACCTGACCAATGTTCCGGACATGGACGATACCGACACCCGGATAGCCATTGAGGCCGCCGAGGCGGCGTGGCCAGCCTGGCGCTCCACACCAGCCAAGGAGCGGGCCAACATCCTCCGGAAATGGTTCAACCTCTTGATGGAGAACCAGGAAGACCTGGCCCGCCTGATGACCGCCGAACAGGGCAAACCCCTGGCGGAATCCCGCGGTGAAGTCGGCTATGGCGCCAGCTTTATCGAATGGTTCGCGGAAGAGGCCAAGCGTGCTTACGGAGACGTCATCCCCGGTCACGGCAAGGACAAGCGCATCGTCGTGATCAAGCAGCCAATTGGCGTGGTTGCCGCAATTACACCCTGGAACTTCCCGATAGCCATGATCACCCGAAAGGTCGCACCGGCACTCGCAGCAGGCTGCCCGGTTGTGATCAAGCCGGCAGAGGATACGCCACTGTCCGCGCTTGCCATCACGGCACTCGCGGAACAGGCAGGGATTCCGGCCGGGCTTATCAATGTTGTCACCTGTTCAAAACCCAACGCGGTGGCAGTCGGTGGTGAATTAACGGGCAACCCCATTGTCCGGAAAGTATCCTTCACCGGCTCCACACCCGTTGGAAAGCAGTTGATGCGCCAGGCCAGCGATACCGTCAAGAAAGTCAGCCTGGAACTGGGTGGCAACGCACCATTCATTGTCTTTGATGATGCCGACCTTGATGCCGCTGTTGCCGGCCTGATGGCCTCCAAATACCGCAATACGGGCCAGACCTGTGTGTGCGCAAACCGGGTGTATGTGCAATCCGGCGTTTACGATGCCTTCGTCGAGAAACTGAAGGTTGCCGTTGGCAAGATGGTAGTCGGTGCCGGTCTGGAGGGCGATACCCAGCAGGGACCGCTGATCAACGAAGCTGCGCTGGACAAAGTGAAGCGGCACATTGCCGACGCCACCTCCAAGGGCGCCAAAGTCGCCCTGGGTGGCCAGCCGCATGCTCTGGGCGGGACCTTCTTCGAGCCGACCATTCTGACCGGTGCCACTCAGGACATGCTGATCGCGAGCGAAGAAACCTTTGGCCCGGTCGCTCCCCTGTTCCGGTTTGAGACCGAAGAGGATGCCATTGCCATGGCCAATGATTCCGAATTTGGTCTTTCGGCCTACTTCTACAGCAACGACATTCACCGGGTCTGGCACGTTGCCGAAGCGCTCGAGTCCGGCATGATCGGTGTGAATGAAGGCATTATCTCCACCGAAGTTGCTCCCTTCGGCGGCGTCAAAGAGAGTGGCCTGGGCCGCGAGGGCTCTCATTACGGCCTGGATGAGTATATGGAACTGAAATACCTCTGCCTTGGCGGCATGCGTTAA
- a CDS encoding iron-containing alcohol dehydrogenase, which translates to MTAFTFNTTKSVICEPGSIKRLGAIVSEQIGHSVLLVTDPGLIKAGLLSAATDSLDQAGVHYRVFDGVVADPPVAVVEAALAEARAANIDGVIGFGGGSSMDVAKLIALLIGGGENLEDVYGVGQAKGQRLPLIQIPTTAGTGSEVTPISIITVGETEKKGVVAPQLLPDIALLDAELTLGLPAPVTAATGIDAMVHAIESYTSASANNNPVSRALAREALRLLGANIEAAVKEGDNVQARSDMLLGAMLAGQAFANSPVAAVHALAYPIGGIFHVPHGLSNALVLPHVMRFNASACADAYATLAPDAFPDLASVPKEQRVDQFINRLEALSAELGLEQTLREVGIGESDLSVMAADAMKQARLLVNNPREVSEADALAVYQAAF; encoded by the coding sequence ATGACAGCATTTACCTTTAACACGACCAAGAGTGTCATTTGCGAACCGGGATCCATCAAACGTCTTGGTGCCATTGTAAGTGAGCAGATTGGCCACAGCGTTCTGTTGGTGACCGATCCGGGTCTGATCAAGGCAGGCTTATTGAGCGCCGCAACCGACTCTCTGGATCAGGCCGGTGTGCACTATCGCGTCTTCGATGGCGTTGTTGCCGACCCGCCCGTCGCCGTCGTGGAGGCCGCCCTTGCAGAAGCACGGGCAGCAAACATCGACGGTGTTATCGGATTCGGCGGGGGCTCCTCCATGGACGTCGCCAAGCTGATCGCGCTTTTGATCGGAGGGGGCGAAAACCTGGAGGATGTTTATGGCGTTGGACAGGCCAAGGGCCAGAGACTTCCGCTGATCCAGATTCCTACCACCGCGGGCACAGGCTCGGAAGTCACCCCGATTTCTATCATCACCGTCGGTGAAACCGAGAAGAAAGGTGTGGTGGCACCGCAATTACTGCCGGACATTGCCCTGCTGGATGCCGAGCTGACCCTTGGGCTGCCAGCTCCGGTAACTGCGGCAACAGGCATCGACGCCATGGTTCACGCCATTGAGAGCTATACCTCCGCATCGGCGAACAACAACCCGGTGTCGCGCGCGCTGGCCCGTGAAGCCCTTCGATTGCTCGGTGCCAACATTGAAGCCGCGGTCAAAGAAGGCGATAATGTTCAGGCGCGCTCCGACATGCTATTGGGCGCCATGCTGGCCGGACAAGCCTTTGCTAACTCGCCGGTAGCAGCCGTGCATGCACTGGCTTATCCGATCGGTGGTATTTTCCACGTGCCGCATGGCCTCTCCAATGCATTGGTACTACCCCATGTCATGCGTTTTAACGCCAGTGCCTGCGCCGATGCCTACGCTACCCTGGCACCAGATGCTTTCCCGGACCTGGCCTCTGTCCCGAAAGAACAACGGGTTGACCAGTTCATCAATCGTCTTGAAGCACTGAGTGCGGAGCTTGGACTTGAGCAAACTTTGCGCGAGGTTGGTATTGGCGAATCCGATCTCTCGGTCATGGCCGCGGATGCCATGAAACAGGCCCGATTACTGGTGAACAATCCGAGAGAGGTCTCGGAAGCTGACGCATTGGCCGTCTACCAAGCCGCATTCTGA
- a CDS encoding ATP-binding cassette domain-containing protein encodes MLELKNVTTEIAGTTILRDVSFSVSKGSMVGLIGRNGAGKTTSLRSIMGLLKPKSGQVIIDGTDMTKKGSFERAGMSIGYMPEDRRLVPDLTVEENIMAPAWACKLNNAEARLAWIYEMMPEVEAFSDRRALQLSGGQQKLVALARAMMTGTHLLLLDEPFEGVAPALSRRLVSVLSTLKDEGLTVLLSESDQSHSADLVDKAFQIERGSVEPLASLT; translated from the coding sequence ATGCTTGAACTCAAGAACGTAACCACGGAAATAGCCGGCACCACCATTCTCCGTGATGTCAGCTTCTCGGTTAGCAAAGGCTCTATGGTCGGCCTGATTGGCCGCAACGGTGCCGGCAAGACCACCTCACTGCGCTCAATCATGGGTTTGCTCAAGCCAAAATCCGGGCAGGTCATCATTGATGGCACCGACATGACCAAAAAGGGCTCTTTCGAGCGCGCGGGCATGTCGATCGGCTACATGCCGGAAGATCGTCGCCTGGTGCCGGATCTTACGGTAGAAGAAAACATCATGGCACCGGCATGGGCCTGCAAGCTGAATAACGCCGAAGCCCGACTGGCCTGGATTTATGAAATGATGCCAGAAGTCGAAGCTTTTTCGGATCGCCGTGCGTTACAGTTATCCGGTGGCCAGCAAAAACTGGTGGCACTGGCCAGGGCCATGATGACGGGAACCCACCTGTTGCTACTGGACGAACCGTTTGAGGGCGTGGCTCCAGCTCTGTCGCGGCGACTTGTCAGTGTTTTAAGCACACTCAAAGATGAAGGGCTGACCGTGTTACTGTCAGAGTCGGACCAGTCACATTCTGCAGACCTGGTCGACAAAGCCTTTCAGATCGAACGGGGCAGCGTTGAGCCATTGGCGTCTCTGACCTAG
- a CDS encoding ABC transporter ATP-binding protein: MSALLKTVNLERTFGAVTAATDINVELNSGEIVGVIGSNGAGKTTFINMVTGYIQPSGGDILVRGQSIIGKSPREVSLAGVGRSFQVAQLFQELTVLDNMLIAFGFSVDRKLSFLKPLRSADKIEKAHAVLREYEIDNYADEVVSTLPQGVRKLLDIAMAMLSDPGLMLLDEPTSGVAVEDKFILMDTVMAAVRKSDAATLFVEHDMEVVLRYADRVLAFYDGRVLADGPTHKVLSDPKVQELVVGHHLDLSDEESASKQESGHA, from the coding sequence ATGAGCGCTTTACTGAAAACGGTCAACCTGGAAAGAACCTTCGGTGCTGTCACTGCTGCGACCGATATCAATGTCGAACTCAACAGTGGTGAAATCGTCGGGGTTATCGGCTCAAACGGTGCGGGCAAAACCACCTTTATCAACATGGTGACCGGATACATCCAACCCTCAGGCGGCGATATCCTCGTACGGGGCCAATCAATTATCGGAAAATCCCCCAGGGAGGTGTCGCTGGCCGGTGTCGGTCGCTCCTTCCAGGTCGCCCAGCTGTTCCAGGAACTGACCGTCCTGGATAACATGCTGATCGCTTTCGGCTTTTCCGTAGATCGCAAGCTCAGTTTCCTGAAACCCCTGCGATCCGCTGACAAGATTGAAAAAGCCCATGCGGTGCTGCGTGAATATGAGATCGACAACTACGCCGATGAAGTTGTATCAACGCTGCCACAGGGCGTCCGCAAGCTCCTTGATATCGCCATGGCCATGTTATCGGACCCCGGCCTGATGCTGCTGGACGAGCCCACATCCGGTGTCGCCGTTGAGGACAAATTCATCCTCATGGACACCGTCATGGCCGCGGTACGCAAGAGTGACGCCGCCACCCTGTTCGTGGAACATGATATGGAAGTGGTTCTGCGTTATGCCGACCGGGTGTTGGCGTTCTACGACGGCCGCGTTCTGGCCGATGGCCCCACCCACAAGGTCCTGTCAGATCCCAAGGTGCAGGAACTGGTTGTGGGCCACCACTTGGATCTGAGTGACGAAGAGTCCGCCAGCAAACAGGAGTCCGGCCATGCTTGA
- a CDS encoding branched-chain amino acid ABC transporter permease — protein MSKRSLALLCILGLATLTGGLLLPNWMSYLFTIAMGKGLVVLGLVLLMRAGLVSFGQGLYYCVGAYVTGMLTQFAEVTDVLLILLASVSVSVAIAATIGLLLCRYREIFFAMFSMAFSMILYGLLVRNQVLGSTDGFNVANPSLLGWAPGPEAASDLVLAVAVFLVFSLGILAWRYLKSLSGYAGEAVRENEIRLEYLGGSVFKIVYVKYIIAAGLAAIGGTVTALVSGHVDPEMAYWTTSGEFVFIALMGGTAHVAAPIIAAVLFEALRTYAFAVAPYTWQMILGFALLAIILFMPSGLWSLVERFQNKKARKTT, from the coding sequence ATGAGTAAAAGATCCCTAGCGCTGCTATGTATCCTCGGGCTTGCCACCCTCACGGGTGGTCTGCTGTTGCCAAACTGGATGTCCTACCTGTTCACCATTGCCATGGGCAAAGGCCTCGTGGTTCTCGGCCTGGTACTGCTGATGCGGGCAGGACTGGTGTCCTTTGGCCAGGGCCTTTACTACTGTGTGGGCGCCTACGTTACCGGCATGCTGACCCAGTTCGCCGAAGTTACCGATGTACTTCTGATACTGCTGGCTTCAGTCAGCGTCAGCGTTGCCATAGCCGCCACCATCGGGCTACTGCTGTGCCGGTACCGGGAAATCTTCTTTGCCATGTTTTCAATGGCCTTTTCCATGATTCTGTACGGACTGCTGGTGCGTAACCAGGTGCTGGGCTCAACCGATGGTTTCAACGTTGCCAATCCGAGTTTGCTGGGCTGGGCCCCGGGGCCGGAAGCTGCGTCGGATCTGGTGCTGGCCGTTGCCGTGTTCCTGGTCTTCAGCCTCGGCATTCTGGCCTGGCGTTACCTCAAGTCGCTTTCCGGTTACGCAGGTGAAGCGGTCCGGGAGAACGAGATCCGTCTGGAGTATCTCGGCGGTTCGGTGTTCAAGATCGTCTACGTCAAATACATCATCGCCGCAGGGTTGGCCGCCATCGGTGGTACCGTCACCGCGCTGGTCAGTGGCCATGTCGATCCGGAAATGGCGTACTGGACCACCTCCGGCGAGTTCGTCTTTATTGCCTTGATGGGCGGCACCGCACACGTCGCAGCGCCGATCATTGCCGCGGTGTTGTTCGAAGCCCTGCGCACCTACGCGTTCGCCGTTGCTCCTTACACCTGGCAAATGATTCTCGGTTTCGCACTGCTGGCGATCATCCTGTTCATGCCTTCCGGCCTCTGGTCACTGGTTGAACGATTCCAGAACAAGAAAGCGAGGAAAACCACATGA
- a CDS encoding branched-chain amino acid ABC transporter permease yields MKQLLAILVDGSVYASWLFIISAGLTLIYGVMRILNMSHGSFYALGAYSGAAMVGWYFSTGSVPWFSFVVLISSALVAGVTVGLLVERGLLRFMYGRDEVVMILVTYAVLLIMEDAIKLIWGVEPYFAYQPYTLLGRTQFMGLSFANYDFMLIGVSILIGLALWYGLNRTQNGKLLRVVIHDREIAGALGINVSKIFTITFLIGAGIGALAGALTAPGLSVVPGMGIEVIVLAFAVVVIGGLGSISGALVGALIVGMARATAVHLYPQVELFVIYAVMGLVLAFRPQGLFAVANARKI; encoded by the coding sequence ATGAAACAACTTCTAGCAATCCTGGTGGATGGCTCGGTCTACGCGTCCTGGCTGTTTATCATTTCCGCCGGCCTCACGTTGATTTACGGGGTCATGCGTATCCTTAACATGTCCCACGGCAGTTTCTACGCCTTGGGCGCCTATTCCGGCGCGGCCATGGTGGGCTGGTATTTCTCCACCGGTTCCGTGCCCTGGTTCAGCTTCGTCGTATTGATTAGCTCAGCCCTGGTGGCCGGCGTCACCGTTGGCCTGCTGGTGGAACGCGGCTTATTGCGCTTCATGTACGGTCGAGACGAAGTGGTCATGATTCTTGTGACTTATGCCGTCCTGTTGATCATGGAAGACGCCATCAAACTGATTTGGGGTGTTGAACCCTATTTTGCCTACCAGCCCTACACCCTGCTGGGAAGAACGCAATTCATGGGGCTGTCGTTCGCCAACTACGACTTCATGCTGATTGGTGTGAGCATCCTTATCGGGCTTGCGCTCTGGTATGGACTCAACCGCACACAGAACGGAAAGCTGCTTCGAGTGGTCATCCATGATCGCGAAATTGCCGGGGCACTGGGGATCAATGTATCCAAAATTTTCACCATTACCTTCCTGATCGGTGCCGGCATTGGTGCACTGGCCGGTGCACTGACCGCTCCCGGACTGTCCGTGGTTCCGGGTATGGGGATCGAGGTGATTGTGCTTGCCTTCGCCGTGGTGGTTATCGGTGGCCTGGGCAGTATTTCCGGAGCCCTGGTTGGCGCCCTGATCGTGGGTATGGCCCGTGCCACCGCGGTACACCTTTACCCGCAAGTTGAACTGTTCGTTATCTACGCAGTTATGGGCCTGGTACTGGCATTTCGTCCGCAGGGCCTGTTTGCCGTTGCCAACGCGAGGAAAATCTAA
- a CDS encoding ABC transporter substrate-binding protein, translating to MKHSLLTAATVACAITTGGLSLSAHAAEEYKLGLVTFLSGAASGPFGIPAKNAADLVIEAINDGTLPAPIEGKGIDGRMITPVYVDEAGGATKQTSEFRNLVQRDGVDAVVGYISSGDCLAIPAVAEELKMLTVLFDCGTPRVFEEADYKYVFRTHSTASMDNIAAARYINDNVPELQSVAGINQNYSWGHDSWRDFTETLKVLRDGDIEITTEQFPKLFAGQYGAEISALQVNSADVIHTSFWGGDTDAFVLQAAARGLLADNQLIFTAGETALNSLGEHLPDGAIIGARGPFGPFAPESELNTWFQTEFTERFGTPPTFPAYHMAHALIGLKLAQDKAGVGASTEDVISSFEGLVFEGPGGKVEMNRGKGHQAATEMVYGRLKRVDGEITFTDITRYAADCVNPPEGTETVEWIQAGMPGAECN from the coding sequence ATGAAACACTCTCTGCTGACCGCAGCGACGGTCGCCTGTGCCATTACAACAGGTGGGCTGAGCCTCAGTGCGCACGCCGCCGAAGAATACAAACTGGGCCTCGTTACCTTTCTTTCCGGTGCTGCATCCGGCCCCTTCGGGATTCCCGCCAAGAACGCCGCTGACCTTGTCATCGAGGCCATCAACGACGGAACCCTGCCTGCCCCGATCGAAGGCAAAGGCATTGACGGTCGTATGATCACTCCGGTTTATGTGGATGAAGCCGGTGGCGCCACCAAGCAAACTTCTGAATTCCGTAACCTGGTCCAGCGCGATGGTGTCGATGCCGTCGTCGGCTATATTTCTTCAGGCGACTGCCTCGCCATTCCTGCGGTTGCTGAAGAGCTGAAAATGCTGACCGTACTGTTCGACTGCGGGACGCCCCGTGTGTTCGAGGAAGCCGATTACAAGTACGTCTTCCGTACCCACTCCACCGCCAGCATGGACAACATCGCTGCGGCCCGCTACATAAACGACAACGTGCCGGAACTGCAATCGGTTGCAGGTATCAACCAGAACTACTCCTGGGGCCACGACAGCTGGCGCGATTTCACTGAGACCCTGAAAGTTCTGCGTGACGGCGACATCGAGATCACCACCGAGCAGTTCCCGAAACTGTTTGCAGGTCAGTACGGTGCTGAAATTTCCGCCCTGCAGGTAAATTCTGCTGATGTCATTCACACCTCGTTCTGGGGCGGCGACACCGACGCCTTCGTGCTGCAGGCTGCAGCCCGGGGCCTGCTGGCAGACAACCAGTTGATTTTCACAGCCGGTGAGACCGCGCTGAACAGCCTGGGCGAGCACCTGCCTGACGGCGCCATCATCGGTGCCCGTGGCCCGTTCGGCCCGTTCGCACCTGAGAGTGAACTGAATACCTGGTTCCAGACCGAGTTCACCGAGCGCTTTGGTACACCTCCCACCTTCCCCGCTTACCACATGGCACATGCCCTTATCGGCCTCAAGCTTGCCCAGGACAAAGCCGGTGTTGGCGCTTCCACCGAAGACGTCATCTCCTCGTTTGAAGGCCTCGTGTTTGAAGGCCCGGGTGGCAAGGTTGAAATGAACCGTGGCAAGGGCCACCAGGCCGCTACCGAGATGGTTTATGGCCGCCTCAAGCGGGTTGACGGCGAAATCACTTTCACCGACATCACCCGTTACGCGGCTGACTGCGTAAATCCGCCGGAAGGTACTGAAACCGTCGAGTGGATTCAGGCCGGCATGCCAGGCGCTGAGTGCAACTGA
- a CDS encoding ABC transporter substrate-binding protein gives MNRVRIRYLYPSVLFLSAVYLLLLSTPQSAAEALGAPEEQADITVGCLYPMSGRAGVLGRDSVFGIRLALKYLEDHASPDSPRLRILLGDTKSKRSTAATLASRFIEDEGARFLCGVVNSSVAIEVTSIAKSAGAFFIGTDHASSRLTGEFFHDRYFRVTNDTRQSMTAGALFIKDYFADHLAKKPLRISYLGPDYEYGYQVWTDFREALARFGVNYEIAGVLWPRLSEPDYSHYINELIRQKPDLVVNSLWGGDFVAFVTQATDTQLFRTSRFANFEKGGDYEIFAQLGDKMPLGLLLASRHHNNWPDTEFNRWFVDEFQRKAGYYPSSGAQGAFTGIVAIAEAVKNAGANYKDLAAIEQAFEQLTLTTPEDPAGFQSSMDPDSHQIRQVMAIGETVPDERYPPAKVMLGNWHIYYPSELESGLTKTE, from the coding sequence TTGAACCGGGTACGAATTAGATATCTTTATCCGAGCGTGCTATTTCTCAGCGCCGTTTACCTGCTGCTTTTATCGACACCACAGAGCGCCGCAGAGGCATTGGGCGCACCGGAAGAGCAAGCCGATATTACGGTCGGATGCCTCTACCCCATGTCCGGCCGGGCGGGCGTTCTGGGACGCGATTCGGTCTTCGGCATCCGCCTTGCTCTCAAGTACCTTGAGGACCATGCGTCGCCAGACAGCCCACGCCTTCGCATTCTGCTTGGCGATACCAAGTCCAAACGTTCAACGGCTGCGACCCTGGCGAGTCGATTTATCGAGGATGAAGGTGCCCGCTTTTTGTGTGGCGTCGTCAATTCCTCAGTCGCTATTGAGGTAACGTCGATCGCAAAATCGGCCGGCGCATTTTTTATCGGTACTGACCATGCATCGTCACGACTCACGGGCGAGTTCTTCCATGATCGCTATTTCAGGGTGACCAACGATACACGTCAATCAATGACAGCCGGAGCCCTGTTCATCAAGGACTATTTTGCAGATCACCTGGCGAAAAAGCCTTTACGAATCTCCTACCTGGGGCCCGACTATGAATATGGCTACCAGGTCTGGACCGATTTCAGAGAGGCTCTGGCCCGGTTCGGAGTGAACTATGAAATTGCCGGGGTCTTGTGGCCAAGGCTGAGCGAACCGGATTACAGCCACTACATCAATGAGCTGATCAGACAGAAACCCGACCTGGTGGTGAACAGCCTCTGGGGTGGTGATTTTGTCGCGTTCGTAACCCAGGCGACCGATACCCAGCTGTTCAGAACCTCTCGCTTTGCCAACTTTGAGAAGGGCGGGGATTATGAAATCTTCGCGCAACTCGGGGACAAAATGCCGCTGGGGCTGCTGCTGGCATCGCGTCATCACAATAACTGGCCTGACACAGAGTTCAATCGGTGGTTTGTCGACGAATTTCAGCGTAAGGCCGGATATTACCCTTCTTCCGGTGCTCAGGGTGCATTCACAGGCATTGTGGCCATTGCAGAAGCGGTGAAAAATGCCGGCGCCAACTACAAGGACCTGGCCGCCATTGAGCAGGCATTTGAGCAGCTCACACTAACCACGCCCGAAGACCCTGCCGGATTTCAGTCTTCAATGGACCCCGATTCGCATCAGATCCGGCAGGTCATGGCCATCGGCGAAACCGTTCCCGATGAACGTTACCCCCCGGCAAAAGTGATGCTGGGCAACTGGCATATCTATTACCCTTCCGAACTCGAATCCGGGCTGACAAAAACAGAATGA
- a CDS encoding sigma-54-dependent transcriptional regulator produces the protein MRKPSVLIIDDEKNLVSSLIFSLEEEGMTVTAAYTGKDGLAAIETKTPDIVLLDLKLPDQSGFDILDIIKTMPAPPTTIMISAHGDTRAAVEAVKKGAQDYITKPFDLDELILLILRNHKHRQLSEEVAYRREREADTHGLIGTSDAMRTLLQQVERIGKSSARTILLQGPSGSGKTIIAKALHSVRDKRAPFISVNCASLPENLLEAELFGAEKGAYTGADKRRTGLVELANGGTLFLDEIGELPLPLQAKLLTFLETHRFRAVGGHTEIEADIRVIAASNRDLQAEAQSGSFREDLFYRLNVMPLSLPSLAERREDIPQLVADFSADLALHEGCSPITIPPETMALLCEYQWPGNIRELRNTIERLTILHAGEVIAPARLPPEVAGSAKTQVTEDSGTGAGDAEGDNVLASEMAKREAECIRQALLQSRGRKGEAASSLGISRHALKRRMQKLGLTGEDF, from the coding sequence ATGCGTAAACCGAGCGTCCTGATTATCGACGATGAGAAAAACCTCGTCAGCAGCCTGATTTTTTCCCTGGAAGAGGAAGGCATGACCGTGACCGCGGCGTACACGGGCAAGGACGGCCTTGCGGCAATTGAAACCAAAACTCCCGATATCGTCCTCCTGGACCTTAAACTGCCGGACCAGTCGGGTTTCGACATACTGGATATCATCAAGACAATGCCGGCACCGCCAACCACCATCATGATCTCTGCCCATGGCGATACCCGTGCAGCGGTAGAAGCGGTAAAAAAGGGTGCTCAGGACTACATCACCAAACCTTTTGATCTGGACGAGCTGATTCTTCTGATCCTGCGCAATCACAAACACAGGCAACTCAGTGAGGAAGTGGCCTACCGAAGGGAAAGGGAAGCCGATACCCACGGCCTGATCGGAACCAGTGATGCAATGCGAACGCTGCTTCAGCAGGTAGAGCGTATTGGCAAAAGCTCGGCGCGCACCATCCTGCTTCAGGGCCCATCCGGGAGCGGCAAGACAATTATCGCCAAAGCGCTGCATTCGGTACGAGACAAGCGTGCGCCGTTTATCTCGGTCAACTGCGCCTCCCTGCCCGAAAACCTGCTGGAAGCCGAACTGTTCGGCGCCGAGAAAGGCGCTTATACCGGAGCGGATAAAAGACGTACGGGGCTGGTCGAGTTGGCCAATGGCGGAACCCTGTTCCTGGACGAGATCGGTGAGCTGCCACTGCCCCTCCAGGCCAAACTCCTGACATTCCTGGAAACCCATCGATTCCGGGCGGTGGGGGGGCATACTGAAATTGAGGCGGACATCCGGGTCATTGCGGCGAGCAACCGGGACCTGCAGGCGGAAGCCCAGTCCGGCTCGTTTCGGGAAGATCTTTTTTACCGGCTGAATGTCATGCCACTGAGTCTTCCTTCCCTGGCCGAACGCCGGGAAGACATCCCCCAGCTGGTGGCGGATTTCTCCGCAGACCTTGCCCTGCATGAAGGATGCAGCCCGATCACCATTCCGCCGGAAACCATGGCGCTTTTGTGCGAATACCAATGGCCCGGAAACATAAGGGAACTGCGAAATACCATTGAGCGACTGACGATCCTTCACGCGGGGGAGGTGATTGCACCGGCCCGGTTACCTCCCGAAGTTGCAGGCTCTGCGAAGACACAGGTGACCGAAGACTCCGGCACCGGGGCGGGCGATGCCGAAGGCGATAACGTGCTGGCAAGCGAAATGGCCAAGCGAGAGGCTGAATGCATTCGCCAGGCGCTTCTACAGTCACGGGGCCGAAAAGGCGAAGCTGCAAGCTCACTGGGCATTTCCCGGCATGCGCTGAAACGACGGATGCAGAAGCTGGGGCTTACAGGAGAGGACTTTTGA